The DNA window GATAAATACCCTTTGCATTAACCATTCTATTTCATAATTAAAGCAACGCCTCCTCATACTTTCAATTTACTTTTTATTCTTAATTTGTGTAATTATCTGAAAATTGTAGTCAAAAAAAATTATCTTCTCTCTTAAGCATTTACCTTATACATAACTAATTCTTTATACCCGGAAGTAACTCTTATATATCCTCTTAATTCTTCATCTAATCGTTCATCCCCTGTATCTACAAGAAAGGGTCTTCCTTCTAATGAAGAAAGTTTTTGCTTTGTAGCAACAACAATGATATTTTTCTTACCTACCTTCCTTATCACATCTGGACTGATTTGCTGATTTCCCCTTCCAAATATGTACCCCTGTCCTCCGATAGGTGTTACAACAAGTTTCACAGGTCTATTCTCTATCTCTCCTAATAACTCTTTTTCTGTAAGATCTTTTTTTACTAGCTTTTTATTGTACACCAAATCCACACCTAAAAGAGTAAAGGGAATTTCTAAAATCTCCATAATAGGACGTGTTGTAGAACCTGGCCCAATAATATAATATACATTTTTTTCCATATTGTCAACAATATCAAAGCCAATGGCTCTTTGTGCAGCTTGATCACTCATGACGCTTCCCGACTTTTTCCCCTGCAAGAATCTTTTCTCATAAGGAATTTTTAGATATCCATATAATCTTGTTTTTACAATTCCATTTCTAAAAGCTTCTTCATCAATATCCATGACTTCTACTTCTTGTACTTTGGGAACATTATCTTGTAAATATAAAACTGCTAAATCTCCAGCCTTCTGAGGACTACTTGCATAAACTGCTGAATGAATTTTTACTCCCGCTGGAATGCCAACAACCGTCATTTTATCGCCTACTGCCTCATAAATATCTCTAGCTGTCCCATCTCCTCCTGCAAATAGAAGTAAATCAACGTCTTCTTCTAATAACTTCTTCGCAGCAATAATTGTATCTTGCTGATTTGTATTTCTATTTTTTATCTCTAAAACAACCCTCGTCTTAAAACCACATTTTTTTGCTTCATTTTCTCCCATATCTCCTGAACAAGTAACAATTTCTATTTTCTCTTTTAAGTCACTTAAAACTTTAAGGCTCATCTCAGTACGATTAGGAGCTTGGGGAAGGGCCCCAAGCTTTATAGCCTGATCTACAACGCCATCAGTGCCCTTTAGTCCCACTCTGCCTCCCATTCCAGCAATGGGATTAATAATTAGTCCTAATTTTTTCAAGTTATCCCATCCTTTTTAATCAATTTATTCAGCAATAGATTTTTTTAGATAACTTCTCCAAGAAATGGCCCACTCATTTGGATCATCCATACCTGATTCATCTACTCTATGGCACGAACTACAATATGGAGCATTTTTGAATTTTTCAGGAGTTTCATAAGCCTCCTTAAAAATGTGCTCAAGGGTTGCAATATATTCATCTAAATCCTCTTTTGAAGGTGTCTCAGTAGGTTCTAATGTCATTGGTTCTGGAACATAGTATGGATGATGACTGCACCAATAATGCATACCAAAGTCCATCATTCTTCTTTGTATATCTTCTGTTTTGATTCCTGTATCTTCTGTTAATTTTTCTAATGTATATCTTACTTGTTCTATACGTTGTTTTCCTTTAATATATGGTGCATCCACACAATCTAATGCCATCAATTTTTTGAATAAATAGTTGTTATTTAATACTGCTATTTTAGCAGCTTCATATAAACCTTCTGCTCCTAAATTCATAATCCATGCATAAGTCTTCATGACAACTGGTGCAACTCCATTAAAGGCTCTAACTTTTCCTATAGTATATGGATTATTTGTGATATCCTCATTTAAAAAGTATTTTTCTCCATCAAAATCAATAAGTGGTGCTGGCATAAATTTTTCTAATTGTTTTGTCACACCCATAGCTCCAGTTGCAGGTCCACCGCATCCATGAGGTGTTGAGAAGGTTTTATGTAAATTGAAGTGACACATATCAAAGCCTGCTTCTCTTGCTCTTGTGACACCTAATAAACCATTTGCATTGGCTTGATCATAGCAGCAAAGACCACCCTTTTCATGTACCATGCGTGTAAATTCTTGTACCCTTTTATTGTATACTCCTGTATCTTCTGGATTTGCAACAATAAAAGCTGCTGTTCTTTCAGAAACTGCTTCTTTGAAAGCTTCAAAATCGGGATATCCATTTTCATCTGGATGGATATAGATAATTTTATATCCCATTAATGCTGGAGCTGCTGCATCTGATGGATGAGAATAAATAGTTGTAATGATCTCATCCTTTTTATCAGCATTTCCATTTGCCTTATGATAAGCTCTTACTACAGCAGCCATTGTCATAATAGCTTGACTTCCACCACCTGGCTGGAATGTAAAACGATCCATTCCGGAAATTTCTCTCATGCAAAGTTCAGTTTTATACATAATCTCTAAAATACCCTGAACAGTACTTTCATGTTGAAGAGGATGTACTTCTGTCATTTCTGGCATTTTCCCTAATTGTTCATTTACTTTTGGGCTATACTTTACTGTACAAGTTCCTTGACCAATTTCCACATTCACATCTGCACCTAGAGTCATTTGAGATAAACGCATGTAATGTCTTAATACTCTTGGTTGAGATATTTCTGGTAATTTAGGAAGTTCCTTTCTAAACATTCCTTGAGGAATCTTTGATACACCATCTCCAACTAAAGCTACAATTTTTTCTTCTGCTTGAGGCACCAAAACTCCTCGTTCTCCCTTTTTACTTAATTCAAATATAATAGGCTCATCCCATTTTGCTTGATGAAAGTTTCTTACTTTGTAATTTCTATTTATTCTCTTCATCATGATCCTTCCTTTCTATTCCTAAAATCCGATCTTATGCCTTCACACATTCTTCAATAGCTACTATTAATTTATCAATATCCTCTTTCATATGCACTTCTGTTACACAATACAAAGCACTTTCTCCTAGCTCTGGAAAATCTTTAGTCAAATCCTTTCCACCAAATATATTTCTTTCTCTTAACATTCTATTGATTTCTTTTACTGTTTTCTTGGTTCCATCAAAATTCACTATAAACTCTTTAAAGTTTACAGCATCAAATAAAGAACCTTTTACTCCTTTTATTTCATTTAATCGCTTTATGGCATACTGAGATTTTTGCATAATAGTTTGGCCTAATTCAAACATACCAGCAGGTCCCATAGTTGCTAGATACACGCCTGCCGTAATCCCCCAAAGAGCTGTCTGTGTCCCTACATATTCTTTTCCTTCATGTCTGTGATGACCAAAAGAAGTTCTGTCATAGGCTACATCTCCAAAACCATACTCCCCTTCAGCACTAGTCGGTGCTATCCCAAATAGACGAGATGGAAATTCCATGACAAATTTTTCTTCATCACGAGTAGCCATAAAGCCTGATTGTCCTCCGCCATAATTCATATGCATCCCTAATGGCTGTAAATCTCCACTAATAATATCTGCACCATATCCACTTGGAGGTGTCAATACCCCTAAAGAACTTGGATCTACCCCTACTACACTAAGAGCACCAACGTCATGTGCAATATCAGAAATTTCTTGTCCATGTTCTTCAATAAATCCTAGGAAAGAAGGATTTTCGAAAAATACTGCTGCTGTTTTTTCAGAAATCTTTTTCTTTAAATCTTCAAGATCTAATTGCCCTGTTTTCATATCATAATCTACTTTGATAAGCGTTAAATCTGGTTCACAATAATTTTTTATAATCAAATGTTTCTCTTCATCCATTGCTTTTGGCACTAATATTTCATTTCTTCCTGTTATTCTTCCTGCCATTCTAATAGCTGTAGCTGCTGCTTGTGCTCCATCCATTGTTGGAACATTTACTACATCCATATCTACAAGTTCTGCAACTAAGCTTTGATATTCAAACAATGATTGAAATCTTCCAAAGTCATTATATGGCTCTCCACCATACGCAGTTAAAAACTCTCCTCTTGAATTAATTTCATCGCATATAGCTGGTACATAATGTTGCCAACAACCAGCCCCTAAGAAGCTAATATTATCGTTACAAGTTTTGTTTTTCTTAAGTAGCCCTTCTACATGTCTCTTTAAAGCATATTCAGATTTGAAAGGCTTTGGAAAATTCATATTTTCCTTCAATTTAATTTCTTCTGGTACTTCTGCATGAAGTTCTTCAAGACTATTGAGTCCTATTTCCTTTAACATCTCCTGTTGTACTTCTAAAACTGAATTTGGAATATATGGGTGTGATTTGAATCCTTGTATACTCATTTATTTTCCCTCCTACGTGGTTCTTTATTTTTACGATTTTGCTAAAATTAAAATATTTCCATAACTACATTGAAAATTAATTATGCAATGCCCCCACCATCAACTACAACTGCACTACCTGTAATCCAACTTGAAAGATCACTTGCTAAGAATAACACTGCTTTTGCAATATCTTCTGTAGTTCCAAGCCTTCCAAGGGGTCTATCTTTACCACAATCAACAAGGTATTCCTCCTGTGACTTTTCATCTACTACTAACCCTGTTTGACGGCCTTCATCTCTAAGCATTGCTGTATCAGTGTCTCCAGGATTAACACTATTCACACGAATATTTTCTTTCCCATGATCAATTGCCATAGCACGAGTTAAATTAACAATTCCACCTTTTACTGCACAATAAGCTGCCGCATCATCTCCACCTTTTAGTCCCCATCCAGAACCTGTATTGATAATACTACCACCGCCACCTGCTGCCATAATTGGAATCACATGCTTTGATAATAAATATGTACCTTTTAATCCTACATCCAATACAAAATCCCATTCTTTTTCTTCTAACCCCACAACTGTTTTTCTCACTGTAACCCCTGCATTATTAAATAAAATATCAATATGTCCAAACTTTTCTTTAATGGTTTCAACAACTGTTTTCACATTTTCAATAGATGTAACATCACATTTTAAAAATTCTGCTACTCTTCCTTCTTTTCTAATACGTTCAGCTTCTTCTTCTCCCTTTGGATTTACATCAAGCATTGCTACTTTTGCACCATACGCTGATAAAATCTGTGCTGTTGCCAATCCAATTCCCCCAGCTGATCCTGAAATAACCGCTACCTTACCTTCTAATGATAAAAAATCTTTTTTCTGTAACATGTAAACCCCTCCTAATATCTTTTTTCAGTTTGGACTTTTTAATTTTCCCTTATATATTTCTACATAATGTAACATATGCACAGACCATGCCAAAAGATGATATTTTGTGAATGATTTTTATTTTCTTGATATTTTTCCTGAATTTCCTTTGTTTTCAGTATTTAATTCGTTTAATTATTATTTAATTCCAAGTTTACTAAAAATATCCTAGTTGGAATTCACTAAATTTTCTTTCTATTCTTATTGTTTTTTGCCAATTTTGTCAAAATAATTGTCACACATTTCAAATTGTTTTATAATAAGAGTATACATATTTTACCACAAATTATTATAAAGAGGTGTTCCTTATGATCTCACTTGTAGCAGTTCGTCCTAGTCTT is part of the Crassaminicella profunda genome and encodes:
- a CDS encoding ATP-NAD kinase family protein → MKKLGLIINPIAGMGGRVGLKGTDGVVDQAIKLGALPQAPNRTEMSLKVLSDLKEKIEIVTCSGDMGENEAKKCGFKTRVVLEIKNRNTNQQDTIIAAKKLLEEDVDLLLFAGGDGTARDIYEAVGDKMTVVGIPAGVKIHSAVYASSPQKAGDLAVLYLQDNVPKVQEVEVMDIDEEAFRNGIVKTRLYGYLKIPYEKRFLQGKKSGSVMSDQAAQRAIGFDIVDNMEKNVYYIIGPGSTTRPIMEILEIPFTLLGVDLVYNKKLVKKDLTEKELLGEIENRPVKLVVTPIGGQGYIFGRGNQQISPDVIRKVGKKNIIVVATKQKLSSLEGRPFLVDTGDERLDEELRGYIRVTSGYKELVMYKVNA
- the gcvPA gene encoding aminomethyl-transferring glycine dehydrogenase subunit GcvPA; this encodes MSIQGFKSHPYIPNSVLEVQQEMLKEIGLNSLEELHAEVPEEIKLKENMNFPKPFKSEYALKRHVEGLLKKNKTCNDNISFLGAGCWQHYVPAICDEINSRGEFLTAYGGEPYNDFGRFQSLFEYQSLVAELVDMDVVNVPTMDGAQAAATAIRMAGRITGRNEILVPKAMDEEKHLIIKNYCEPDLTLIKVDYDMKTGQLDLEDLKKKISEKTAAVFFENPSFLGFIEEHGQEISDIAHDVGALSVVGVDPSSLGVLTPPSGYGADIISGDLQPLGMHMNYGGGQSGFMATRDEEKFVMEFPSRLFGIAPTSAEGEYGFGDVAYDRTSFGHHRHEGKEYVGTQTALWGITAGVYLATMGPAGMFELGQTIMQKSQYAIKRLNEIKGVKGSLFDAVNFKEFIVNFDGTKKTVKEINRMLRERNIFGGKDLTKDFPELGESALYCVTEVHMKEDIDKLIVAIEECVKA
- the gcvPB gene encoding aminomethyl-transferring glycine dehydrogenase subunit GcvPB — encoded protein: MKRINRNYKVRNFHQAKWDEPIIFELSKKGERGVLVPQAEEKIVALVGDGVSKIPQGMFRKELPKLPEISQPRVLRHYMRLSQMTLGADVNVEIGQGTCTVKYSPKVNEQLGKMPEMTEVHPLQHESTVQGILEIMYKTELCMREISGMDRFTFQPGGGSQAIMTMAAVVRAYHKANGNADKKDEIITTIYSHPSDAAAPALMGYKIIYIHPDENGYPDFEAFKEAVSERTAAFIVANPEDTGVYNKRVQEFTRMVHEKGGLCCYDQANANGLLGVTRAREAGFDMCHFNLHKTFSTPHGCGGPATGAMGVTKQLEKFMPAPLIDFDGEKYFLNEDITNNPYTIGKVRAFNGVAPVVMKTYAWIMNLGAEGLYEAAKIAVLNNNYLFKKLMALDCVDAPYIKGKQRIEQVRYTLEKLTEDTGIKTEDIQRRMMDFGMHYWCSHHPYYVPEPMTLEPTETPSKEDLDEYIATLEHIFKEAYETPEKFKNAPYCSSCHRVDESGMDDPNEWAISWRSYLKKSIAE
- a CDS encoding SDR family NAD(P)-dependent oxidoreductase is translated as MLQKKDFLSLEGKVAVISGSAGGIGLATAQILSAYGAKVAMLDVNPKGEEEAERIRKEGRVAEFLKCDVTSIENVKTVVETIKEKFGHIDILFNNAGVTVRKTVVGLEEKEWDFVLDVGLKGTYLLSKHVIPIMAAGGGGSIINTGSGWGLKGGDDAAAYCAVKGGIVNLTRAMAIDHGKENIRVNSVNPGDTDTAMLRDEGRQTGLVVDEKSQEEYLVDCGKDRPLGRLGTTEDIAKAVLFLASDLSSWITGSAVVVDGGGIA